Within the Deinococcus cellulosilyticus NBRC 106333 = KACC 11606 genome, the region GAGCCTCAGCAGCTTCTCCACTGTATATAAGGTGCGCGGCAGTGCAGAAATCCTCGGGCGCTACTACCCCGAGCTGAACCTGCCCGAGTTCGTGTCCGTGATCTCCATCGGGCACAACCGCTACTCCACCAACACCCTCTCCACCTTCGAGCAGGTGCAACCCTTCTCGATGCTGGCCCACAACGGCGAGATCAACACCATTGACCGTCTGCGCCGTGAAGGTGTGCTGCTGAACATCCCCCTCACTGGTGGTTCTGATTCCCAGGACCTGAACCGCGTGATGGCAGGCTACATCAACACCCGTGGCCTGAGTCTCCTGGAAGCTCTGGAATCTGTGTTCCCCCCCATCCTCCACGAGGTCAAAGGCTTCAGCGCTCCTCTGCAGGACACTTACATGGGTCTGCGCCTGACCGGTGGTCCTCTGGCCCAGGGTCCTGCCGCCATCATTGCCCGTTACAGCAACGAGTGCGTGTTCTCCGTGGACGCTCTGGGTCTGCGCCCCCTGTGGTTCGGTGAAACCGAGAAGGAATACTTCTGGTCCTCCGAGCGCGGTGTGATTCCCCTCGGCACCATGGTCTCCGATCCCCAGCCTTTCTCCCCTGGTGAAAAGTGCGTGGCCATCGTGGAAACCGGCGTGTCCGTCAAGATCTACGCCAACGAGAACGTTCAGCGCCTGACCCTGGAGCGCGTGCACGCCAAGAACGCCCAGTTGAATGGTGCCCGTGAACGCATCCCTGGTCCCCACTGGGAAGCAAAAGACCAGACCCTGCCCGAGATTCCTGCTGCTGCCAAGGCTGCATTCGGCTGGGACAAGTGGGATGAGAACTACGTCGATTCCATCGTGGAAAAAGGCGTGGAGCCCATCTCCTCCCTGGGCTTCGACGGTCAGATGCCCGCCCTGCGTGAAGAGAAACCCAACCTCGCCGAGTTCTACAAGGAAACCGTGGCCGTGGTGACCAACCCTGCCATCGACCGCGAGCGTGAAATCGAGCACTTCTCCACCCGCCTGATCACCGGTCGTCGTCCTCTGCCCGGCAGTGCAGAAGGCCACAGCGTTGAACTGCTGACCCCTGTGCTGGCTCCCACTGCAGCCCTGGCGAAGAAGCACGGCACCCTGACCATTGCCAGCCTGGAAGCCGAACTGAAAACCAGCTTCGTGGTCCCCAGCCTGAAAGCCGACGAGTCCATCAAGGACGCTCTGGCCCGCCTGAAGGCAACCGCCCAGGAAGCTGCCAGAAGTGGCGCTGAACTGGTCGTGGTGGACGACACCAGCCTGTACCAGAACGGTGAAGCGGCCCTCGACATCATCCTGTCTGTGGGTGCCGTCGAGAAGGCCCTCACCGAACTGCGTGACGAGGAAGGCATCTCCCTGCGCCGCAAACTCGGCCTGGTGGTGCGCTCCGGTCAGGTCCGCAACCTGCACGACATTGTGCTGCTGGTCGGCCTGGGTGCCGAAGGTGTGGAACCCACCCTCATGTACGTGCTGAACCCCGAAGAAACCGCCCAGGACAAACTGATTGGCGGTCTGACCAAGGGTGCAGAGAAGGTCATGAGCACCATGGGCATCCACGAGCTTCGCGGTTACGGCCACATCTTCTCCAGCCTGGGTCTGAAAGACGACCTTGCCAACGAGATTGGTGTGCGCAACTTCTGGGGCTCCAGAGACAAGGGTTACGGACTGACCGAACTCGAAGCCACCATGAAGAAGCGCCTCTCCAAATTCCAGGCCGGACAGGCCAACCTTGAGCGTGATGTGCGCTTCAACCCCCGTCTGTTCAAAGCGGCATTCCAGCTCTCCAACGGCGAAATTGCCCCCGAAGACTACTCGGCCCGCATCAAGGCTCTGGAACTTGAAATGCCCCTCGCTGCCCGTCAGCGTCTGGAGTTCAACGCTCCCGAAGGCACCCAGGCCGTCGATCCCGAAACCGTGGACCTCGCCGTGGGTGGTCAGTCCCTGCCCTTCGTGATCAGCGCGATGAGCTTCGGGTCCCAGAACGAAACCCCCTTCCGTGCCTATGTGGAAGCTGCAAAGCGCCTCAACATCATCGCCATGAACGGTGAAGGTGGAGAGATCCCCGACATGGTCAACAAGTACAACCACTGGCGTGGACAGCAGGTGGCCTCCGGACGTTTCGGTGTGTCCTCCAGAATGCTGAACTCCTGCGCCGTGATTGAGATCAAGGTGGGTCAGGGCGCCAAGCCCGGTGAAGGTGGACACCTCCCCGGCAAGAAAGTGACTGCCAAAGTGGCTGCTGCACGTCACGCTGTTCCCGGCGTCGACCTGATCAGCCCTTCCAACAACCACGATGTGTACTCCATTGAGGACCTGGCGCAGCTCATCGAAGAGCTGAAGACCGTGAACCCCAATGCAAAGATCGACGTGAAGATCCCTGTGGTTCCTGGCGTTGGCACCATCGCTCTGGGTGTTGCCAAGGCAGGCGCTCACATCATCACCCTCTCCGGCTTTGAAGGCGGTACGGGTGCAGCTCGTATGCACGCCCTGAAGTACGCCGGGATGCCGGTCGAGTTCGGTGTGCGTCAGGCCCACAAGATGCTGGTTGCCGCAGGCATGCGTGACAAAGTGGAACTCTGGGCTGATGGTGGTGTGAAAACCGCACTGGACGTGGCCCGTCTGGTGGCCCTCGGTGCCAACCGCACTGGCTTCGGAACCCTGTCCATGGTCGCCATCGGCTGCACCATCTGCCGTGGCTGTCAGCTGGACACCTGCCATGTGGGCATCGCCACCCAGGTCGAAACCAAGGAGCAGGCCGACGCCCACCACATGAAGCGCTGGGTGCCCCGCGAACTGCCCCGCGAAGTCGAACGCCTGACCACCTTCTACACGGCCCTCGGCGAAGAACTGAAGAAGATTGTGGCAAGCCTTGGCCTCTCCAGCCTGCAAGAACTGGTCGGACGCACCGAATTCCTGCAGTACATGGGTGGCGAAGAACTCGACATGAGCGACGTGCTCTCCCCCGTCGAGCAACCCGCCGGATGGGCCAAACTGGGCCGCCGCGTGGTGCACAAGCCCCTGAACTACATGACCAAGATGGTCAGTGACTGGGTCGCAGACGTTCTGGACGAAGAGGAAATCATCTACCGTGATGGTCCTGTCGCCAGCACCGAACGCGCCCTCGGCACCCACCTGGTGGGAACCCTGCAACGCAAGACCAAGATCAACACCAAGCGGGTGAAGCTGCACTTCGAAGCCGGTTCCATCCCAGGAAACGGACTGGGTGCGTTCAACAACGCTCCCGTGGAAATTCTGGTTGACGGTGGTGCTCAGGACGGCGTGGGCAAATCCTCCCTCGGCGGCAAGATCACCGTGCTCAAAGGCAGAAACCACCAGGGTCAGCGTGTGGACGGCTCTGTGGGCAAATCCTTCGCCTATGGTGCCATCGGCGGACGCTTCCTGCTGCAGGGCAACGCAGACAGCCGTTTCTGCGTGCGTCTCTCTGGTGCTGACGTGGTGCTTGGTGGAGAACTGCGCGGACCCGTGGACGACTCCCTCGGCATGATCGCCACCCGCGCCAACGCCAAGGGCTTCGCCTTCGAGTACATGACTGCAGGCCGCGCCGTGGTGGTGGGCGATCCCGGACCCTGGATCTGCTCTGGCATGTCCGGTGGTGTGATCTACACCCGCTACGCTCCCGACAAGGGCCTCGATGATGCCGCCCTCAAGCGCCGTCTCGCCAAAGGCTCCAGCGTGGTTGTGCTTCCCCTCAACCCCCAGGGCATGGCCGACATCCGCGAACTGCTCGGGGATTACCATGACGCCCTGATTAAAAGCGAACAGCACGGTGCTGCACGCCGCGTGGCCGAGCTTCTGGTGGACCCTGCACAGCACTTCAGAATGATCATTCCTGCTGCACAAACTGTGGACCAGACGGTGGCCACAGAGTAAAGCCGCACCTCGCTCTTGCTTGTTAATGCTTCGCTTTCCTCCCCTGTCACGCAGGGGAGGATTTTTTCAGTCGTAAAAAAAGAACACCTTCCCCTGAAACTCGTTGCCCAGTGCCAGAGGTGTGTCCACCCGGATGGTGTATTCCAGTTCTCCAGCAAGACTGGTCAGGTCCAGGGCAAAGGGCAATGGAAAATATTCATTCCAGTCTCCATAAGTGATTTTGACATCTCCTCTGGCTCCTGCAGCGTCAAAAATCAGGTGGTCTCCATTCCGGGCGGTGGTGTCCCTGAACCGGACATCCATGAATGCACCACTGGCGTACTTCTCGATGTGCACCACAGGGATCTTTTTGTAGGTGGGTTTGTTGTTCAGGAAAGCCCGCTGTGACCTGAGCCGGTGGTCATGTACGGATGCATCTTTATACGCTGCATCAATGAGGTCCACGTACCCCACAACCCTGGCATCCCTGCCATGGTAAAGCTGGTATTCAAGTGCTGAGTACTGCTGGGGAATGTGGTCCAGATCAACTTCCAGCGGAAGATCGAACATTTCGATGTCATGGGTGCGCTCTCCATCGTTGCGAATCCAGCGGATGGACACGCTGTCCTGATCAAAGCCCCTGGATTTGAAGGCCAGCCTGAGGATGCCATCTTCAACCTCCACCACAGATTCGGTGTCGTAATCGTAGTGAAAACCCTGCTCTCTGGCATACAGGGGCGCTTTGAGGGGCTTTGAAATCAAGGCGTAACGCCGACCAGAACGGGAAAGCAGGCGTTCATCTGCAGGAGGGGCAGTAGGCCGCAGGGGAACTTCTGGAGTGTTCTTTGAAGCGGGATTGCCCACTGCAGCAGGTTGAGGTCTGGAGGGCATCTGCAACCATTCCCGCATCTGGGCAATGCTCTGTGGGCGGTCCTCGATCTGCAGGGCCAGGGTCTTGTGGACCACCTGAGCCAGCAAGGGATCTGTGCCTGCAGGAAGGGGGGGCAGCGGCATCCCATTGATTCGGTCAAGAACTGCAGGAGGCGGGGCCCCAGTCAGGGCGTGGAAGATGGTGGCACCCAGTGCATACAGGTCGGTGTAGGGTCCCACTTTGGCGGAGGTGGCATACTGCTCCAGTGGGGCATATCCGACGGTGACCAGACGGGTGTGGTTGCTTGCTTTGCCTGCGGTGAAGGTTCGCACCGAGCCGAAATCGATCAGCACGGTGCGGCCACTGGTGGTCAGGTAGACGTTCTGGGGTTTGATGTCCCGGTGCAGCATGTTCTGGTCGTGGAGCACTTTGAGGGCATCCAGCAAGGGATAGAGAATGTCCAGAACCTCCCGGGAAGAGAGGGAACCTCTGGTCTCGATGCGCTTGCCCAGGGTTTCTCCCTGCAGGTATTCCATCACCAGATAGACGGTGTTGTTTTCCTCAAACACATCAAAGACCCGCACGATGTTGGGGTGCGAGAATTGACCGAGCTTTCGGGCTTCATCCAGGAAGCGCAGTTTTTCATCGGCAAATTCAGTGTGGGCAGGTGCAAGCACTTTTCCAGTGTTGCCCCGGGCCATGCCTTCCATGAAAAGTTCCTTGATGGCCACAGGCATCTTGAGGATGGTGTTGGCCCCCAGGTAGGTGATGCCAAAGCCTCCCTGTCCAAGCACCCTGCCCACAGTGTATTTGCCCAGTTGCAGGCGGGTTCCCACTTTCAACTGGGATTGCAGGGGCATGCCACAACTCGGGCAGACGCGCATGTCGTCGGTGATGGGTTCATTGCAACTTGGGCAGTTCATGGTCTGAAAACAGTGTAATCAGAGTCTGTGACCACCGGAGGTGTGAAATGCTGCGATTGCTGGACACAAAAAAGAAACCCCGGCAAACCGGGGCTGGAGATTTTTGAAGATCAGTTGCCTCTGTACACCTGGGGAACAGTGGGAAGTTCGATCAGCTCATGACCATGCTCGTCGATGCCCTGACTGGACACCAGAGGGAGAGCGTATGCGTCTGCGGCATTGTAGTTGACCCGGTAACCCAGGTCTTCGAGGGCACCCACCGTGACCTTGCTGAGGGGCATGGCTCCCATGTTCACAAACCCGGTCATCAGTTCGTTCTTGAAGAGGGCTTCACTCCAGTGGCCGCATTTGGTGCCTGCACTGTACTGGTTTTCCACAGGAACATTCCCGGTTTTACCCAGAAGCAGGTACTGGGATTTTGCTTTCAGGCCTCCAAAGGAAACCAGGCTGGCCTTCAGGCAGTCGCTGCCTCCGTTGTGGGAGATCATGCTGTTCCAGAGGGTCCCAATGCCGAGCACATGGCCCATCTCGTGCAGGATGACCCCTTTGAGGGTGCCGTTCTGTTCCATCATTTTCAGGTCGGCAGCGTCGAACTCCATGATGCCGGTGATGGGAAGGTTGCTGCCATTGCGAAGAAATTCGGGACCTGCACGTCCCAGAATTTTGCCTGCTCCGTCAATGGTGATTGCAGTTGCAGTGATCCTCAGGTCATCAATGGTCTGCCCGTTCATGGTGACATCGGGAAGTCCGGCAGTGATCACCTGGGACCAGCGACTGGCGGCCTCTTGAAAGGCGGCTTTCTGGACTGTTGTGAGTGAACCATTGGGAAACACCAGGGTGATGTTGAAGGCATCACTGGTGTTGGGGGTGGTGGGCTGAGCAGTAACGCTTGGAACGCTGGTGGAACCACAGGCACTCAGGGCAAGAAGAAGGGAAAAAGCAGCGCCGATAAGGAAGGGGGTTTTCACGGGGGCCTCCTTTAGGCTGAACGATATTCAGTATATGGATCTGCTCTCACCAGAATCTTTCAGCTGAACTTCAGAATTGTTAACGCGCGTTTATCCTGGCCCTGAACCGCTTCAGACAGAGGAATTGACCTCCAGATCCTGCAATAAGGGTTCTCCCCTATACTCTGCTGCTGGGTTTGTCTGAATACTGCGTTTAGACCACACATCAGCGAGAAAGGACAGTTCTACCGATCTGCCCCGGGTTCTGTTGTGTCTTCTGAGGAGGAACGATGGCCATCACCACGACCACCACCGACACCCTGCCCCACATCCCCAGCAGTGCCTCTCCTGTGACTTCAGCCACTCCACCCACGGAGAACCTGAGCATTCACTCGGGCAGCTTCAGTCTGTTCGGTCCGCTGCAGATCCAGTACACCCTGGACCTCGACACCCTGACCATTGATGCCAGTTTGCATGCCTTCGGGATGCAGGTGGCAGGAGGCGAGCTGTCCGTGCTTCATCCTGCACTTGACCTCTCAGGGAATTACCATTTTGCCAGGTGGGACATCAAGCTCTCGCTTGATGTGGCCCAGAAACAGCTGGACCTGTCTGGAGATGCCTGCCTGGAAGCCGCCGGATGCAAATCCTTTTCGATTACACTGCTGAAATGGTGACTTATGGGAGCTGCTGAAGAAATCATAAATATGGTGGTCAGCCTGATGGGCCTCAAACAGGGAGGCTCGTTCCAGCAGGTGCTGCAGATCATTGCCAACACGGCACAGAGCAAAGAGATCCTCACCGATGAAGAGCGCATCCAGATTCAGGAGAAGATCCAGAGTGCGCTTTCAGAAGCTGGCCTGCTCAAGGGGCACAACCTATGAAAAGGGCACTGCTCGGCTTTGTGGCTGCGGTGATGGTGGCATGTGCACCAGCGCAACAGGCCACCACAGACGTGATTGACAACACCTTCGGGGATGACGCCACCATCGCTTTTGTGCAGGGTGGGGTGCAATTCAATCCGGGCAGCAAACCTGCCCTCGGGGTGATTGTGGTGTTGCAGGGCCAGAGCCTCAAAGCGCTGGATGCCAGCAGCCCATGCAAACCCAATACGGACAGCACTGAACTCAGTTGCGAGCTTGGAGATGTCAGCGCTGCACAGACCATAGGGGTTTCTGGCCAGAATGTGACGGCATCTGCCAGTTACAGAAGGACAGGAAGCAACAGGGTCTATCTGGAAGTTGCCAAGTAATATTCAAACAACAAACAAGAGCCCAGGACATCCTGGGCTCTTCGTGTTTTAGAACTTCAGTACCCTCTGCTGGCATCCACCAGTTGCTGGCCTTCCAGCGCACCCAGCAGGTCCTGAGAGGTGACCGGGTGGGAGAACATGGGGTAGTCTTTTTCAATGGCCACCCGCTGTTCCTCTTCACTGGTGGCGGCCACGCAGTCGGTCAGGGTCAGCACGTTGAAGCCTTTTTCATAGGCAGTACGCATGGTGCTTTCCACACAGCAGTTGGTCAGGAAGCCTGCCAGAGCCACATTCTGCAGGCCTCTGGAGCGCAGGATGAAATCGAGGTTGGTGCTGGAAAAGGCGCACAGACCGCGTTTTCCTTCGATCACAATGTCACCCTGCTGGGGTTTCAGATCGTCAATGATCTCTGCTCCCCAGGTGCCCTTCACGAAGGCATTGTTGTCCACGACCCCTTTGAGGATGCCGTAAGGCTGAGGGTTCAGTTCTCCGTAACCAGGGGCGAAAGAAATGGGAGCGTGAATGATCGTAACCCCCTGTTCCCGGGCCTGCTGAACCAGGGCTCGGGTGTTGTCGAGCATGTGCGAGGACTCCATGACGCCTTGCACAGCCCCATGCAACGCTCCGCCGGGGGTGGTGAAATCGTTCTGAAATTCGATGAGGACAAGGGCCGTCTTGCTGGGATCTAACTTCATCTCTGGCCTCCCATGTTGAATTTTTGAAACGAGTTCATTTTAACACTCCACGGTCAGGTGCAGGTCTGACCTGGGGATTTCCCGCAGGATGGGGAGAAGAGCACTCCACAGCCGATGTCGACGCAGAAAGCCATCCGCTGTCCGCACAAAAACGGGTTTGCTCACATCAAAGCCAAAAAAGGCTGTCCTGCCCTCGAGACCACCTCAAACTTTCTGTTGGCCTTGCTGCCAGAGCATCAAAAATCCTTTGCTGAAAGCCGATGGCTGATTGCTTCTTCCACATGCCCTGGTGATGTTCAGTTCTGACTCAGAAAAGTGGCTGAAGCTGTCCCGGCATCGAAGGGAATCTGCTAAGCTGTTTAAGGCTTTAAAGGGCCTACCGCTATGATTCGACTCGAACTGTGCACCGATCACCTGGACCCTGACACTCGGGAAGCCATTCTCGAAGTGATTTATGAAGAACTGCGCATTGGCCCTGGCATGGTCACTGCAGATGGCGACTTTGAACTTCTGCTGAGAAAATGCGGGGAGAGCAGTGAAGACGCCCCATATTTCAAGATCAATGATGCCCTGTTTGCACACGTCACGGCAGACCGTGTGCGCCAGCTTGTTCGTGCCCGAAAACGCCGATAAACCCCAGGCTTCACCGTTCTCAGGCACCTCTTGACCGGGGTGCTTGCTGTCACACCAGCTGAAACATTTCTGAGTGTATGCTGAGGGATCACAGTGTGAGGTGGTCCGATGAAACGACGCTACTTGTGGATGCTCAGTCTGCTGCTCTGGTCCTGCCAGAGCACCTCAACAGGTCAGCCCCCTGTCACCCCTCCAAATCCACCGCCGCCTCCAACGTCTGCTGGCCATCCGATTCTCTTCATCACACAGGTTCCTGTCCGGCCTGATTTCACCACCATTGGCTCGACATTTGGGAACCATCTGGCAGATGTGCAGAGCGCGACAAGAGGTGGAGACCTGTGGATCAGGTACCCTGACGGTACCCTGAAAAACCTCACCAAAGCTGCTGGATATGGCATGGAGGGTTTTCAGGGGGCCAGTTCCATTGCCGTGCGTGATCCCAGTGTGCACTGGGAGGGCAAAAAGGCCCTGTTCAGCATGGTGGTCGGGTCGGTCACCAAACAGTACGAGGTGAAGACCCACTTCTGGCAGATCTACGAGATCACCGGACTGGGCAAGAACGAAACCCCCAAAATCACCAGGGTTCCGAACCAGCCTGCAAATTACAACAACGTCTCCCCCATTTATGGCACCGATGACAGAATCATCTTCACCACAGACCGCCCCAGAAGTGGGGAGGCCCACCTCTACCCACAACTCGACGAATACGAAGAGGCTCCAACGGTCACGGGACTGTGGTCACTGGACCCCTCAAACGGAAACCTGAAGCTGCTCAACCATGCCCCAAGTGGAAACTTCACCCCGATCATCGACAGCTTTGGTCGGGTGGTGTTCACCCAGTGGGACCACCTGCAACGGGACCAGCAAGCCGATGCGGACACTTACGACAGTGCAGATTATGGCACGTTCAATTACACCAGTGAAGCTGCAAATGCAGGCAAAACCACACGCAAGGAGGTTTTCCCCGAACCCCGTGCTGAAGAGGAGGCAAAAGGAACCAACCTTGACCGTCACACCTTCAACCAGTTCTTCCCGTGGTCCATTCATGAGGATGGAACCGAGGGTGAGGTGCTGAACCACCTGGGACGCCATGAACTGCATGGTTACATCGGGCGCAGTTTCAATGACGATGACAGCGTCATCGAGTACTACGGTCAGTACAGCAGGGTGAACCAGAACCGGCTGGAAAGCTTCTTCCAGATCAAAGAGGACCCCACACATCCAGGCTGCTATGTGGGCATCGATGCACCTGAGTTTTCCACGCACGCTTCCGGGCAGGTGCTCAGCCTCTGTGCCCCTCCTGGCAAGGCTGCCGACAGCATCAGCGTGACTTACCTGACCCACAGGGACACAGCCAGTTATACTGAACAGGGCAAAACCCCATCAAGCAACCATTCGGGCCACTACCGTGACCCTCTGGTGCTGCAGGACGGCACCCTGATTGCTGCACACACCAGTTACACCTATGCAGAAGCCAACAGCGGAAACAGCAAGTACGATTTTCGCCTGAAGACCCTCAAGAAAAACACCAGTGGGTACTTCGTGTCAGACCAGCCTTTGACCTCGGGAATTCAGGAGAGCATCACCTACTGGGACCCGGACAGGAAAATCAGTTACTCCGGTCCGCTCTGGGAACTGCAGCCTGTGGAGGTCAAAAGCCGCCCACGTCCCACGAAATTGCAGGCAAAGCTTCCTGCCCCGGAGAAGAATGTCTTCAGCAAAGCAGGGGTCGATGTTGCTGCCTTCCAGGCGTACCTGAAAGCCAACAACCTGGCCCTGGCAGTGGTGCGCAATGTCACCACCCGCGACCGACTGGACAAACAGCAACCCTTCAACCTCAGGGTTCCAGGGGGCGTGCAAAGTGCCACAGCCTCAGGCAAAGTGTACGACGTGAGCTTCCTGCAACTGTTTCAGGCCGACCAGATTCGCGGCCTTGGAGGCATGGCAAGCCCGAAACCCGGACGGCGCGTTCTGGCCCAGGAATTGCATGACGCATCAGCCCTGACGGCCAATGGTGGAAGCAATTTCATTCAGGTGGCAAAAGATGGCTCTGTGGCGGCCTTCTTTCCTGTGAATCGGGCCACCACCTGGCAACTGACCGATCCCAACAAGCAGGGCGTGGTCCGGGAAAGGTACTGGCTCACCTTCCAACCCGGTGAGATCCGGGTGTGCTCCTCTTGCCATGGACTTTCTTCCAAAGACCAGATGGGAAGAGCAGAACCCATGAACGAACCCCAGGCGCTTTACCAGCTTCTGGTGAACTGGAAAGCAAAACAGTGATGCATTTGAACCCCTGATCACAGGGCATGAATTGAAGGTGTGCAGTTCACAGCGAGTTTCCATGTGTCATCCGGGCTCGCTGTGAACTGTCTTGCCCTGACCACGTGCTTGCGGGACGGCCCGCGTCGCACTGGGCGCTGTGAACTGTCCACTGTTGCCTTCTCAGAACAACCGGGTGATGGCATACCAGAGGTTGTCTCTGGCCTGCTTCTCAAAGCGGTCAAAGAAATAATCGGTGATGTAGATGCGTTTGCGGCTGTAGAAACTGAGCAGCACCTGCTTGCGTTTCACGGCGTAAACCAGTTTGGGGACGTAACTGTACTCCTGCCTGATCTGATCGTTGTACTCCAGAAAGCGCTCCCTGGGCTGCCCGAAGATGCTGAGGTCGAGGTCCAGCATGTGGGCCTCAATGGGGTACTGGGGTTCATCGCCGTGCTTGGTGACCAGAATCAGACGTTCCACCTGGTGGATGATGTTGCTGGGGTACTCAAGTTCTCGCATCCAGGAGGTGAAGAGTTCTGCGCTTTTCTCCTCGTTGTCGTTGCGCTTCGGGTCATAGACCAGATCGTGGCCCCAGATGGCGAATTCAATTTCATGTTCGGTGATGCGCGCCTCTTTCATCAGGGCCAGCATCTCCTGGATGTGGGTCAGGTTGTGGTATGCCCGGTGGGGTTCGTTGAGGTGAGGCAGGCATCGGTCGAAGAGTTCCATGCCTCATCATAGCGGGCCTCCCCGCTTCCTTATCTGAAACTCACCTGAGCGCAGCAGAATATGGAGGAAAAGTGCTGTAAACGGAGGATTCGATTTTGAAGACCACTCAAGCCACATTGTTTGCCGTGTTGACCCTGCTTGCTGGAGGGGCTGGAGGGTACCTCCTGAAAGCACAGCAGTCCCAGCCCACTGCCGCAGATGTGGTGTTCGCCCAGGACATGATGACCCACCATTCTCAGGCGGTGGACATGGCCAACCGCATCTATGTGAGGCTGCTGGCAGAGCAAAAACTCTCCCAGCAGGATGAATTCATGAAGTACCTGTCTTATGACATCATCACCAGCCAGAGCAACCAGAATGGACAGATGCTGGGCTGGCTCTCCCTTTGGAACAAGCCCGCCACCAATCCCAGTCCGATGGACATGCAGGCGATGGGCATGGCCACGCCAGAACAGGTCGCGGCCCTGAGCTCCCTGCCCCTGAATGAGGCCAAAACCAGCTTTCTGCAGCTGATGATCCGCCACCATCAGGGCGGTGTGATGATGGCCGAAGATGCCCTGAAAAGTGCCCGAACGGATGTGGTGAAAAACATGGCCCAGCGTGTGGTGCAGGCACAGACCAGCGAAATCGAGGGCATGAAATCCATGCTGGAGAAACTCAATGCTGAGCCACTGCCCGATCTGGAGGACATGCCAGGCATGGAACACGGTCACTGAGGGTTCAACACCCCGTGGAAAAGAAGCCAGGGCTCGCGTCCTGGCTTCTCCTTCCATGTTGGCGAACCACCCACGCTTCAGTGGCTGTGGTCGTGGCCATCTTCCGAGCCACCTGTGCCCTCTGCCCGCACCACCCACTGGAGGGTGAAGGCATTGAACTCTGCTCCAGCCTGGGGTTTACCAGACAGAACCAGGGTGTAGGCTCCACTGGCTGGGAACTTGATGGTGGCTTTCAGGTGGTTTTTGTCGGTCAGGAGTTTCGGATTGCTCTGGGCTTTGGCCCCTTCCTTGTAGGCCCCCGCATAAACCTTGAGGGTGCAGAGGCAGTTTTTCAGGGTGATGGGTATGCCCCCTTTCTGGTTCACTTCAAACCACGTGACGTTGCTTCCCACCACGGGAGCATCGTCGGGTTCGATGTGGATCAGGGCACCCACGTTTCCATCTTTCTCAATGTCATGGGCCAGCACCGGAGTGAAGCCCAGAAGCAGCAGGAGAAGCCATTTTTTCATGCGGTTTTTTCCTTTCTGGTACGCCAGACGAAGAGGACAACGGTCAACAGGATCAGCAGAACGGAGGTCCATTTCAGGGGGTCCAGACCAAAGTGCACGCCCATCCAGAGGGTGTGAGCAAGGGCCATCAGTGTGAGGGGTGGACCCAGGCGGTGCAGGGTCTTCCAGTGTTTGCCCATCAGGCGCATGGCGGTGTTTGTTGAGGTGAGGGTGAGGGGAACAAAGCCGATCAGGGCCACAATCCCGGCCCAGGTGGCCCACCAGTCCGGTTTGCTGAGAAATGCCATGCTCTCCCAGTCCCCATCAAAGACCGCCTGATAAGCAAGCCAGGTGTGAATCGCTGAGAAGACAAAAGCAGAAACCCCCAGCATCCTGCGCTGCCTGAGC harbors:
- a CDS encoding glutamate synthase-related protein, whose protein sequence is MHHSESLYRQAERQRLEPDFPGLFDEMEHDACGVIASIRKTGEATHGNIVRTLQALASMAHRSGEVRGEGDGCGIQTDIPRKIWETYLVESKLDGNLAYTPEFFVGHFFIPQGQNPRELLDALRVAASKYGAQILLERQGNTYTPALGPIAKLTEPVFIQVAGLVQGEAAWDRESKLFALGLELEKTQPVHVVSLSSFSTVYKVRGSAEILGRYYPELNLPEFVSVISIGHNRYSTNTLSTFEQVQPFSMLAHNGEINTIDRLRREGVLLNIPLTGGSDSQDLNRVMAGYINTRGLSLLEALESVFPPILHEVKGFSAPLQDTYMGLRLTGGPLAQGPAAIIARYSNECVFSVDALGLRPLWFGETEKEYFWSSERGVIPLGTMVSDPQPFSPGEKCVAIVETGVSVKIYANENVQRLTLERVHAKNAQLNGARERIPGPHWEAKDQTLPEIPAAAKAAFGWDKWDENYVDSIVEKGVEPISSLGFDGQMPALREEKPNLAEFYKETVAVVTNPAIDREREIEHFSTRLITGRRPLPGSAEGHSVELLTPVLAPTAALAKKHGTLTIASLEAELKTSFVVPSLKADESIKDALARLKATAQEAARSGAELVVVDDTSLYQNGEAALDIILSVGAVEKALTELRDEEGISLRRKLGLVVRSGQVRNLHDIVLLVGLGAEGVEPTLMYVLNPEETAQDKLIGGLTKGAEKVMSTMGIHELRGYGHIFSSLGLKDDLANEIGVRNFWGSRDKGYGLTELEATMKKRLSKFQAGQANLERDVRFNPRLFKAAFQLSNGEIAPEDYSARIKALELEMPLAARQRLEFNAPEGTQAVDPETVDLAVGGQSLPFVISAMSFGSQNETPFRAYVEAAKRLNIIAMNGEGGEIPDMVNKYNHWRGQQVASGRFGVSSRMLNSCAVIEIKVGQGAKPGEGGHLPGKKVTAKVAAARHAVPGVDLISPSNNHDVYSIEDLAQLIEELKTVNPNAKIDVKIPVVPGVGTIALGVAKAGAHIITLSGFEGGTGAARMHALKYAGMPVEFGVRQAHKMLVAAGMRDKVELWADGGVKTALDVARLVALGANRTGFGTLSMVAIGCTICRGCQLDTCHVGIATQVETKEQADAHHMKRWVPRELPREVERLTTFYTALGEELKKIVASLGLSSLQELVGRTEFLQYMGGEELDMSDVLSPVEQPAGWAKLGRRVVHKPLNYMTKMVSDWVADVLDEEEIIYRDGPVASTERALGTHLVGTLQRKTKINTKRVKLHFEAGSIPGNGLGAFNNAPVEILVDGGAQDGVGKSSLGGKITVLKGRNHQGQRVDGSVGKSFAYGAIGGRFLLQGNADSRFCVRLSGADVVLGGELRGPVDDSLGMIATRANAKGFAFEYMTAGRAVVVGDPGPWICSGMSGGVIYTRYAPDKGLDDAALKRRLAKGSSVVVLPLNPQGMADIRELLGDYHDALIKSEQHGAARRVAELLVDPAQHFRMIIPAAQTVDQTVATE
- a CDS encoding protein kinase domain-containing protein encodes the protein MNCPSCNEPITDDMRVCPSCGMPLQSQLKVGTRLQLGKYTVGRVLGQGGFGITYLGANTILKMPVAIKELFMEGMARGNTGKVLAPAHTEFADEKLRFLDEARKLGQFSHPNIVRVFDVFEENNTVYLVMEYLQGETLGKRIETRGSLSSREVLDILYPLLDALKVLHDQNMLHRDIKPQNVYLTTSGRTVLIDFGSVRTFTAGKASNHTRLVTVGYAPLEQYATSAKVGPYTDLYALGATIFHALTGAPPPAVLDRINGMPLPPLPAGTDPLLAQVVHKTLALQIEDRPQSIAQMREWLQMPSRPQPAAVGNPASKNTPEVPLRPTAPPADERLLSRSGRRYALISKPLKAPLYAREQGFHYDYDTESVVEVEDGILRLAFKSRGFDQDSVSIRWIRNDGERTHDIEMFDLPLEVDLDHIPQQYSALEYQLYHGRDARVVGYVDLIDAAYKDASVHDHRLRSQRAFLNNKPTYKKIPVVHIEKYASGAFMDVRFRDTTARNGDHLIFDAAGARGDVKITYGDWNEYFPLPFALDLTSLAGELEYTIRVDTPLALGNEFQGKVFFFYD